ATCACGCGATTATGTCGGGTCACGCCAAAGTTTTTCAATAACATATCACCAGGAAATATATTGGCAGAAATAAGTTGTTTAATGGCTTGGCCGTAGCCGTATAGTGCTTCTTCTAATTCTTTATCATTAGCTTTCGCTAAATAAAGGTTTAATGGCACCATTCGACGTTCTATATATAAATGCTCAATAATCAGTAAATCATCTTCATAGCGAATAAGTGAAGGAGCAACCTTGTGTAACTCTTCTAGTAATTCATCATTAAATCGGTCTTTAGGAAAAGCAACTTCAGAGTATTCCATGGTATCAGCCATACGGCCTACGCGATCATGAAGTTTAACTAAGCGATATTTTCCTTTTACGTCAGCGCGAGTCATATTCTTACTAGGAGAAAATTTATCTTTAATTATTTTAAAAACATAAGGGTATGATGGCAACGTGAATACCGACATCACCATGCCTTTTATACCCGGAGCTAAGGTTAACTTATCGTCGCTGTTATCAAGGTGGTGTAAAAAGTCTCGATAAAATTGTGTTTTCCCTTCCTTATGAAAACCAATAGCAGAATATAAATCAGCTCTTGTTTTATGAGGAATTAAACTCTTTAAGAACTTTACTAACGCATAAGGGTGTAAACAATCAACAAAAAAGTAAGCGCGGGCAAAACCAAATACTACCGCCATATCTTCACTTTTTGTTAATAACGCATCAATGTACAAACCGCCTTTTTCATTATTTAATACAGCAATAATAAAGGGCGTCTCACCCGCTGGCGATAAAACTCGACCAATTAAATAAGCACCTTTATTACGGTAAAAAGTGAAATTTAAAATATCAAACTGCAAATCCTCCACCTTAAAACGCGTTTTATGCGCTTTGCGGCGAAAAGCACGAATTAATACTTCTACATCACCTTCAAGGTCAACAAAAGGCACTGTACTTTTGTGCGCGTTCATAATATCGCAAATGGTTTTCTTTAAGCCTTTAACTGCTGGTTTATAGCTGGTGTAAATTTCAGGTGTTGGTCTGTCGTCTAGACGATGAGCTGTGCTCTCAACAAAAATATAATCATTGTGGTAATACTTGCGCTCAAATAAACGACAAAACACTGAATTATAAAATGTTTCTGCCAGCTCAGGTTGTTTGTGGTCTGCTAGTAAATCGATATATTCTTTTTTTACTTGTAACCACAATTCATCATCAAGCGACTCAATTAAGAAATCTTTTTTAATTGTATTAAAAGATTCTTCAACGCGTTGTTCGTAAAAGGTCGTTCTTGCCTTCGCGGCCTTTTGAATTTCTGCCCACTGACACTGCTGAAAACGTTGTTGTGCTGATTTCGTAATTTCAATAAACAGGTGTATATGTCGGTCAAATCCGGTAATAATATTTTTAGCTATTGTAGAAGCAAGGTTATTCATAAGCAGGCACAAATATTGAAGAAAGATAACAAAAGCATACTCGAAAATAAGTAATTAAACAGGCTCTTTTAGTAAAATATTCAACATCATTGATAGTTATATTGATATGTATTAATACAACTGGCTTTTTATATAGGTAAAATATTATTTAACTTGCTATCAAAGGCGGGGATCTCTAAAATTACGCGCTTCATATTTCTCTTTATTTTCATCAAGGTTTTCTTAACTACTTACTATGCGTGTATCTGACTTTTCTTTTGATTTACCCTCTGAGTTAATTGCTCGTTTTCCTATGGCAGAACGCACCGGAAGTCGTTTGATGACACTTAACGGCAATAGCGGTGCTATCGCTGATCTTGGCTTTAAAGACATCTTGTCACAACTAACGGCAGGTGATTTATTAGTGTTTAATAACACCCGCGTTATTCCAGCTCGTATGTTTGGACAAAAAGCCAGTGGTGGTAAAATTGAAGTTTTGGTTGAAAGACTTATTGATAAAAGTACGGTGCTGGCGCATATACGTGCGAGTAAATCACCTAAAGTAGGCGCAGAGCTTATACTTGAAGG
The sequence above is a segment of the Colwellia sp. 20A7 genome. Coding sequences within it:
- the aceK gene encoding bifunctional isocitrate dehydrogenase kinase/phosphatase; translation: MNNLASTIAKNIITGFDRHIHLFIEITKSAQQRFQQCQWAEIQKAAKARTTFYEQRVEESFNTIKKDFLIESLDDELWLQVKKEYIDLLADHKQPELAETFYNSVFCRLFERKYYHNDYIFVESTAHRLDDRPTPEIYTSYKPAVKGLKKTICDIMNAHKSTVPFVDLEGDVEVLIRAFRRKAHKTRFKVEDLQFDILNFTFYRNKGAYLIGRVLSPAGETPFIIAVLNNEKGGLYIDALLTKSEDMAVVFGFARAYFFVDCLHPYALVKFLKSLIPHKTRADLYSAIGFHKEGKTQFYRDFLHHLDNSDDKLTLAPGIKGMVMSVFTLPSYPYVFKIIKDKFSPSKNMTRADVKGKYRLVKLHDRVGRMADTMEYSEVAFPKDRFNDELLEELHKVAPSLIRYEDDLLIIEHLYIERRMVPLNLYLAKANDKELEEALYGYGQAIKQLISANIFPGDMLLKNFGVTRHNRVIFYDYDEITYMNEVNFRVKPVAVTEEQIYAAEPWYSVAPGDMFPEEIATFALANPKYLKAFKIHHEDLLTASYWQECQKNVAKGLYVDVYPYPDKFRFCEMRKAMNKQPVT